Proteins encoded by one window of Girardinichthys multiradiatus isolate DD_20200921_A chromosome 14, DD_fGirMul_XY1, whole genome shotgun sequence:
- the LOC124880583 gene encoding Fc receptor-like protein 5, with product MSERRMEETPQSLLLCLSFLLCCRINQAGLTVSPSRSQFFEGDSVSLSCEEDNISAGWTVRRNTAKRQSECKDGWGKPAGSSCNINSLYEHDTGVYWCESREGAASSSIQLTVSGGSVILQSPVLPVMEGDDVTLSCQTKTSSNLPAAFIKDGSLIRTEPAGHMTIHHVTCSDEGLYKCNISGHGESPSSWISVSVKLTTTTCTTSIPPTTPPPASSSSLLSILLPLASLCVVFLLVLLVLLVKRHHHKSKAGKGDDITYSDVQITHLQQQKVKPSRDGLETFSQFFRTEFREESLKFWSACEYRTTDPGTKLLSKAKYISTVFMESEAP from the exons ATGAGTGAGAGAAGAATGGAGGAAACACcacagagtctgctgcttt GTCTgagtttcctgctgtgctgcaGAATAAACCAAG CTGGTCTGACTGTGAGTCCCAGTAGATCTCAGTTCTTTGAAGGAGACTCTGTGTCTCTGAGCTGTGAGGAGGACAACATCTCTGCTGGATGGACTGTGAGGAGAAACACAGCCAAACGTCAGTCTGAGTGTAAAGATGGATGGGGGAAACCAGCTGGTTCCTCCTGTAACATCAACAGCCTCTATGAACATGACACTGGAGTGTACTGGTGTGAGTCcagagagggagcagccagcagcagcatccagctcactgtctctg gtggatcagtgatcctGCAGAGTCCTGTCCTCCCTGTGATGGAGGGAGATGACGTCACTCTGAGCTGTCAAACAAAGACTTCCTCCAACCTCCcagctgctttcattaaagatggCTCCCTCATCAGGACTGAGCCTGCAGGTCACATGACCATCCACCATGTGACCTGCTCTGATGAAGGTCTCTACAAGTGTAACATCAGTGGTCATGGAGAGTCTCCATCCAGCTGGATCTCTGTCTCAG TGAAACTCACCACCACCACTTGCACCACCTCCATCCCTCCAACCACTCCTCCTCCTGCCTCCTCATCATCTCTTCTTTCCATCTTGTTGCCTCTTGCATCTTTATGTGTTGTGTTTCTACTGGTGTTACTGGTTCTACTGGTGAAGAGACATCATCACAAGTCAAAAG CTGGTAAAGGAGACGACATCACGTACAGCGACGTCCAAATAACTCATCTTCAGCAACAGAAAGTCAAACCCAGCAGAG ATGGGCTGGAAACCTTCTCTCAGTTCTTCAGGACAGAGTTCAGAGAGGAAAGCCTCAAGTTCTGGTCGGCCTGTGAATACAGAACCACTGATCCAGGAACAAAGCTGCTGTCCAAAGCCAAATATATTTCTACAGTCTTTATGGAATCAGAGGCCCCATAA